One genomic window of Paeniglutamicibacter sp. Y32M11 includes the following:
- a CDS encoding ATP-dependent DNA helicase: MDTTNAANPTPAEQLGSEKASPADSAQRALLELTPGHGPVLVLGGPGTGKTSTLLRVLTTRLAAGLDPQRVLVLSPTRAAAALLRDDLSAGTDKTFSEPTVRTWSAYAFDLIRRARLDGLLPELQRPPRLLSGPEQDTLIGHLLQGHAQGITPGPLWPESLGEAIGTRGFRKELRELFDRISEHGLEAGALQDLGENLKRPEWVAAAQFYQEYRDLLDLGSAEAFDPAGLLAAAANILEDNPEFHNAEHERLQLVMVDDLQEANPAQHRLLALLARGRDLMAFAVPDNVVQGFRGARPDMLGEFETRLGTEAHPAHVMELQTSHRLDAELAIAWGQVARRIPVAAGVAGRILSFPEATSVSDADGEVQTSSPELGDDAENGPDADNAAAETPLQTSPPGSLEVLLVDSPIHEQRLVAQRLLEEHLIHHRPLDSMAVILRNGSQVRSMSKYLAGAGIAVNTPPAETPLREEPAVRPLLDLMQLALAPEAQQDPLLLQELLMSRYANASALDVRRLRQGLRRHEVANGGNRSSAELLTGMLDQLELLGTMGRAAAGARRLARMYQALLAELGSGNMNAETALWALWAASGMAEKWSAAALEGGILGTRADHDLDAMLAIFQSAERFVDQLPGSSVAQFVEHVLGQELPMDTLANRGGSTASVQVLTTAAAAGLEWELVLVPGMQEGIWPNTKLRGELLGGGALSDVIEHGPEILPTRNIASLIRETRADELRTFANAISRAKSKVIAIAVASEDTQPSSFLDIVDPRGAVTGRSPVFVPRPRTLGALVAELRQAAEATALDESREPLHSDATEVLGTLAAASRPIRGAHPGSWWGLAEITSTGPVVPTGEPVKVSPSKVESVMNSPLNWFVQAAGGEAATDFARSLGTLVHSIAEEHPEASGGEYLEVLEQRWAELEMPSNWEGARDRERAEDMLKKLAQYNVMMRTEHRTLIGREISFEIIIPAATADAESGAVEPRDALLRGVVDRVEADEAGNPWVVDLKTGKSQPSGKDVEKHPQLGAYQAAIINGALAGKTPVELTRVPAGASLVQLGTTTKSPREQAQPAITETDWATPMVLAAAALMGDADFLSRHDPARGGRSGSNCRLPGICPLCSEGRQVTEP; this comes from the coding sequence ATGGACACCACCAACGCAGCCAATCCGACACCCGCGGAACAGCTGGGTTCAGAGAAGGCCTCGCCCGCAGACTCGGCGCAACGGGCACTACTGGAGCTTACGCCCGGTCATGGGCCCGTGCTGGTGTTGGGAGGCCCGGGAACCGGAAAGACGTCGACGTTGCTACGGGTGTTGACCACCCGTCTAGCCGCAGGGCTTGACCCGCAGCGGGTGCTGGTGCTTTCTCCGACACGTGCCGCAGCTGCGCTTCTGCGAGATGACCTCTCGGCCGGTACCGACAAGACCTTTTCAGAACCCACGGTACGCACTTGGTCGGCATATGCCTTTGACCTGATCCGCAGGGCGCGGTTGGACGGACTTCTACCGGAGCTGCAGCGGCCTCCCCGGCTGCTGTCCGGTCCCGAACAGGACACCTTGATCGGACATCTACTTCAGGGCCATGCCCAGGGCATCACACCCGGCCCGTTATGGCCCGAATCGCTGGGCGAAGCCATTGGTACCCGTGGTTTCCGCAAGGAATTGCGAGAACTTTTTGACCGGATCTCCGAACACGGACTTGAGGCCGGCGCGCTTCAGGACCTAGGGGAGAATCTTAAGCGTCCCGAATGGGTCGCCGCAGCCCAGTTCTATCAGGAATATCGGGACCTTTTGGACTTGGGTAGCGCCGAGGCCTTCGATCCAGCAGGGCTTTTGGCCGCGGCGGCAAACATCCTGGAAGACAACCCAGAGTTCCACAACGCGGAACACGAGCGCCTCCAGCTAGTCATGGTCGATGACCTTCAGGAAGCCAATCCTGCCCAGCATCGTTTGCTCGCGCTGCTTGCCCGGGGACGTGACCTGATGGCCTTCGCCGTGCCAGATAATGTCGTTCAAGGCTTCCGTGGTGCTCGGCCGGACATGCTCGGAGAATTCGAGACGCGCTTAGGTACCGAAGCGCACCCGGCCCACGTCATGGAATTGCAGACTTCCCACCGCCTCGATGCCGAACTGGCCATCGCATGGGGACAGGTCGCTCGTCGCATTCCCGTGGCAGCTGGCGTTGCGGGCAGGATCCTCTCCTTCCCGGAGGCCACCAGCGTCAGCGATGCGGACGGCGAAGTTCAGACTTCGAGCCCAGAACTCGGGGACGATGCCGAAAATGGGCCAGACGCGGATAACGCTGCAGCTGAGACACCGCTTCAAACATCGCCCCCGGGCAGCCTTGAAGTTCTGCTGGTTGATTCGCCCATCCACGAACAACGCCTCGTGGCCCAGCGCCTACTCGAAGAACACCTGATCCACCACCGCCCGCTAGATTCCATGGCCGTAATTCTGCGCAATGGCTCCCAGGTACGATCCATGTCCAAGTACCTTGCTGGCGCCGGCATTGCGGTAAATACCCCGCCCGCCGAAACGCCCTTGCGGGAAGAACCAGCGGTTCGCCCGCTACTTGACCTGATGCAATTGGCCTTGGCCCCCGAGGCCCAACAGGATCCTTTACTGCTTCAAGAACTCTTAATGTCGCGCTATGCCAACGCGTCGGCGTTGGACGTGCGTCGGCTGCGCCAAGGATTACGCCGTCACGAAGTCGCCAACGGCGGCAATCGCTCAAGTGCCGAGTTGCTCACCGGGATGCTCGATCAGCTGGAACTTTTGGGGACCATGGGTCGCGCAGCGGCAGGAGCCCGACGCCTGGCACGGATGTACCAAGCACTTCTCGCCGAGCTTGGTAGTGGGAACATGAACGCCGAAACAGCGCTTTGGGCGTTATGGGCGGCCAGTGGAATGGCCGAGAAGTGGAGTGCAGCGGCACTGGAGGGCGGCATCCTCGGTACTCGGGCCGACCACGATCTTGACGCCATGCTGGCAATCTTCCAATCCGCCGAACGCTTTGTTGATCAGTTGCCCGGTTCCTCCGTCGCCCAATTTGTTGAGCACGTGTTGGGGCAAGAACTGCCCATGGATACTCTGGCCAATCGAGGCGGAAGTACTGCCTCCGTCCAGGTGCTCACCACCGCAGCAGCGGCAGGGCTCGAATGGGAATTGGTATTGGTACCCGGGATGCAGGAAGGGATCTGGCCCAATACCAAACTGCGTGGTGAATTGCTCGGAGGTGGCGCACTGAGTGATGTGATTGAACACGGCCCGGAAATTCTCCCCACCCGCAATATCGCCTCGCTCATCCGCGAGACGCGCGCAGATGAGTTACGCACCTTCGCGAATGCGATTTCTCGCGCGAAATCCAAAGTCATCGCCATCGCGGTGGCCTCCGAAGACACTCAACCCTCGTCCTTCCTCGACATCGTTGACCCGCGGGGCGCTGTTACCGGCCGCAGCCCCGTCTTTGTTCCGCGACCACGCACCCTCGGAGCACTGGTTGCCGAATTGCGCCAAGCCGCCGAGGCCACGGCCCTCGACGAATCACGTGAACCTTTGCACAGCGACGCCACGGAGGTACTTGGCACCCTGGCTGCCGCATCGCGTCCGATCCGTGGCGCGCATCCCGGCAGCTGGTGGGGCTTGGCGGAGATCACCTCTACCGGGCCGGTAGTACCGACCGGGGAACCAGTGAAGGTCTCACCCTCCAAGGTTGAATCGGTGATGAACTCACCGCTGAACTGGTTTGTCCAAGCCGCCGGGGGAGAAGCTGCCACCGACTTTGCCCGTTCCCTGGGTACCCTGGTGCACTCAATCGCCGAGGAACACCCCGAAGCCAGCGGCGGCGAATATCTGGAAGTCCTAGAGCAGCGCTGGGCCGAACTGGAAATGCCGAGCAACTGGGAGGGGGCACGGGATCGTGAACGCGCCGAAGACATGCTCAAAAAGCTGGCCCAATACAACGTCATGATGCGTACCGAGCATCGCACCCTGATCGGCCGCGAGATCTCCTTCGAGATCATCATTCCCGCCGCGACCGCCGACGCGGAATCAGGAGCGGTCGAGCCTCGTGATGCACTGCTGCGCGGTGTGGTTGACCGCGTTGAGGCAGACGAAGCGGGCAATCCGTGGGTTGTTGACCTGAAGACCGGCAAATCTCAGCCCAGCGGCAAGGACGTGGAGAAGCACCCGCAACTGGGCGCCTATCAAGCGGCCATCATCAATGGTGCGCTCGCCGGAAAAACACCGGTGGAACTCACTCGAGTGCCGGCAGGTGCCTCGCTGGTGCAATTGGGCACCACCACCAAGTCCCCGCGGGAACAGGCCCAACCCGCCATCACCGAGACTGATTGGGCCACACCCATGGTGCTGGCAGCCGCAGCATTGATGGGTGACGCCGATTTCCTCTCCCGCCATGACCCCGCCCGAGGTGGTCGCAGCGGGAGTAACTGCCGCTTGCCGGGTATCTGTCCATTGTGTTCCGAAGGAAGGCAGGTCACCGAGCCGTGA
- a CDS encoding MGMT family protein, translating to MDRGSDSSHPGAEIAEDGASGSAVGLDYDEAVFAVVALIPCGKVLAYGDIAELLGIGGARQVGKAMGRGDSNATWWRVIRSNGTLPSDLQPLAETHWEREGTPRTPTRVRMNVARWEPTDAEHTLIDGIAELLPMPNRHPRMI from the coding sequence GTGGATCGAGGCAGTGATTCGAGTCATCCCGGCGCAGAGATCGCCGAAGATGGTGCATCGGGCTCCGCCGTGGGTCTCGATTATGACGAGGCAGTGTTCGCCGTCGTTGCGTTAATACCTTGCGGCAAGGTGCTGGCCTATGGAGACATTGCCGAATTGCTCGGCATCGGTGGAGCTCGACAAGTCGGCAAGGCCATGGGTAGGGGCGACTCCAACGCCACCTGGTGGCGGGTCATCCGCTCCAACGGAACCCTGCCAAGTGATTTGCAACCGCTCGCCGAAACCCATTGGGAACGCGAGGGCACACCCAGAACGCCGACGCGGGTGCGAATGAATGTGGCCCGCTGGGAGCCCACCGACGCGGAGCACACTCTCATCGACGGCATCGCCGAATTACTGCCGATGCCAAATCGTCACCCTCGAATGATCTGA